From Panicum hallii strain FIL2 chromosome 2, PHallii_v3.1, whole genome shotgun sequence, a single genomic window includes:
- the LOC112879620 gene encoding DNA mismatch repair protein MLH3-like isoform X2, with amino-acid sequence MSCPCMLNIICGTQVPCILGVNLTGKDLMEFIQQLDETDGSSAMPPAVLRILNFKACGGPTMFVCSWAADHTVPIVNVASLHGELARHQMLSGRQAETWYGLAHQEPSLERA; translated from the exons ATGTCGTGTCCATGTATGCTAAACATAATCTGTGGTACACAGGTTCCATGTATTTTGGGTGTAAATTTGACAGGGAAAGATCTCATGGAATTTATCCAGCAG CTTGATGAGACTGATGGGTCGTCAGCTATGCCCCCAGCAGTTCTCCGAATTCTTAACTTCAAAGCTTGCGGAG GGCCGACCATGTTTG TGTGCTCATGGGCGGCCGACCACACGGTGCCTATAGTGAACGTCGCATCCCTCCATGGCGAGCTGGCGAGGCACCAAATGCTGAGCGGAAGGCAGGCGGAGACCTGGTACGGCTTGGCGCACCAAGAGCCCAGCCTTGAGCGCGCTTAG
- the LOC112879620 gene encoding DNA mismatch repair protein MLH3-like isoform X3, with protein sequence MEFIQQLDETDGSSAMPPAVLRILNFKACGGPTMFGDLLLPSECLCSWAADHTVPIVNVASLHGELARHQMLSGRQAETWYGLAHQEPSLERA encoded by the exons ATGGAATTTATCCAGCAG CTTGATGAGACTGATGGGTCGTCAGCTATGCCCCCAGCAGTTCTCCGAATTCTTAACTTCAAAGCTTGCGGAG GGCCGACCATGTTTGGTGACCTCTTGCTACCATCCGAATGCT TGTGCTCATGGGCGGCCGACCACACGGTGCCTATAGTGAACGTCGCATCCCTCCATGGCGAGCTGGCGAGGCACCAAATGCTGAGCGGAAGGCAGGCGGAGACCTGGTACGGCTTGGCGCACCAAGAGCCCAGCCTTGAGCGCGCTTAG
- the LOC112879620 gene encoding DNA mismatch repair protein MLH3-like isoform X1, whose amino-acid sequence MSCPCMLNIICGTQVPCILGVNLTGKDLMEFIQQLDETDGSSAMPPAVLRILNFKACGGPTMFGDLLLPSECLCSWAADHTVPIVNVASLHGELARHQMLSGRQAETWYGLAHQEPSLERA is encoded by the exons ATGTCGTGTCCATGTATGCTAAACATAATCTGTGGTACACAGGTTCCATGTATTTTGGGTGTAAATTTGACAGGGAAAGATCTCATGGAATTTATCCAGCAG CTTGATGAGACTGATGGGTCGTCAGCTATGCCCCCAGCAGTTCTCCGAATTCTTAACTTCAAAGCTTGCGGAG GGCCGACCATGTTTGGTGACCTCTTGCTACCATCCGAATGCT TGTGCTCATGGGCGGCCGACCACACGGTGCCTATAGTGAACGTCGCATCCCTCCATGGCGAGCTGGCGAGGCACCAAATGCTGAGCGGAAGGCAGGCGGAGACCTGGTACGGCTTGGCGCACCAAGAGCCCAGCCTTGAGCGCGCTTAG